GTTCTGGAACCCGACAgcggtggtggttgcacaacttgCAAATGCACCGAACGTCACTGAGTTGCTGAGTCTAAAAGGGTTGACGGTGCATCTCATGCTAAGTGAATTTTACGTCAGTAGAAAAACAGGCAAGGTAGAGTGAGACGCTGTGTTTTAAAGGTCCGTTGGTGTCGGGTCCGTAGAATGAGGACATTAGCGGTGGGTGGTGGTCTTTGCAGGACACACACGTGCAAGGTTGGAAATCCAGCCCATTTTGATTCTCTGGGGGTCCACGTGTTGGTCCCAGAGTCAGGGGTCGTGTCATCCCGGTTTGTGCTTCCCTCATAACGGAAGGGAGAGCTAAGGATCAGGTAGCGGTTCCTGAAAACTGAAGTGAAACGCCCTCCCCGTCCAAGGGCACGGATCCCCGAATTCCATCCGGAGACCCTAAAGGTTAAGGATACCTGTTCTAAAGCCGTCAAGATATGGAAACGGAGCGTCCGTCTACAGAAAACATAGGGAAGTGCCGCCTCTGCTCCAAAGATAAGTGCCTCAGCGGTGCGCCCGCGATGTCCCCAGCCAGCGGGGGCTGCATGGGGGTCGCTCCCAACGGCGTCGGGTGGGTTATAAATCTTGGGAGGAAATGACTTGGGGACATAGGGTACCATGTCCTTGAGATGTCACGAGTTTAACAGAAGAAGAGCTAATCCAGCTGGAGTGGAATGAAACTTCACACGACCTTCGCAGAACGAGCGGGAGGAAAGGAATTAATGAAGTGTTAGCAGTAACACGACGTTAATACAATGAGTTAATACAAACTGTAACAGCTGAGGGAACCTTGACAAGAGTTGACGCAATGGTAACAGCATCAGAGTCACTGTGGCCTTCACAGAACAAGAACAGATACAATGTTAATAAGGGTTAAGAGAAAGTTTTAATAGAACTTGGTGCATAAAACTTTATCGATGAACTTGATGCAACTTTAATACGGAGATTCCCAAGCAGGGGCGTTGCCCCCAGGGGGACACTTGGCAGCATCTGGGGGCATTTCTGGTTGTCATTGCCGGGATGGGGGTGCCCCTGGCATCCGGCGGGTGGAGACCAGAGATGCCGCTCAGCTCCCGAGAGCGCACAGGACGCCCCACACAGAGAGTGGTCTGGCGCCACGTGAGGCTGAGAAACACGAACTTCCTTACTTAAGTCAAAGAAAGACCggtcttgtttttatttctgtccGCGTGCTGTGGAAACGACGCCAACCCCAGATAGGGAGTCAGTCCTGCGGGAGACACGTGGGCAGAAACTGAAACGCCGCGTACGGGAAGGGTCAGAATGAAAAAGGGAAGGTGGTCCCTGCCTTGCCGTCCGTGGCTTCCTACCCCCGGGCAATCACCGTTAATAACGAGAGAGTAGCAGCAGGCCATTGACAACTCCGGAGGGTCCACACAGGGTCGTTCGTGTGTGTCTCTCCGATGTCCGGCTGGCCTCCCCTTTGGGGCTGTGGATTTCCTCCTAAAGGGCTTTATTTGCCAGAACCATTTCCAGGCTCTTTTTTTCAGAGCGATGCTGTCTGGGGCGTGCTGGGAGGGAGGGTCAGTGAGGATGGACGGGGCGGGGCGGATGCTGTCGAAACCTGGACCTGCACAGGCCCCCCGCCCCGTTTCTTTGCTCCTCCCCGGCTGGCCAGCCCGTGAGTGGCCCCGTTGGACCCTGCGTCTACGGTGGCCGCCCCCACCGAGCCCTGGCCCTCACCCTCCCTGGGTACCAGTGGGTCCAGTAGATGACGTCACCCCCGGACAGCTGGTCACCCCCACGGCGCGACTGTCACTCAGAACTTGGAACAGCAGGATCAGATGCTCCCTGGGTGCACGGTGGaagcatcattaaaaaaaaaatttacccacaactagaaggacctgcaactaagatgtacaactgtgtacggggggcgttgggggagataaaagcagaaaaaactatatatatatatataaaaaatttaaattgtgataaaataggcgtaacataaaatttaccatcataaccatttttaagtgcacggTTCTGTGACATGAAGTACATTCGCATTGTTGTGCAGCCGTTCCCACCATCCGCCTCCAgaattttctcatcttcccaactgAAACTCTATGGCCTTTAAACCCTGACCCCCGCATCCtctcccccggcccctggcaccaccgtctactttctgcctctaggATTTTGACTCGTCTAGGGACCTCACAGAAGTGGAATCAGAAAgtatgtgtccttctgtgtctggcttatttcacggaGCGTCACGTCCTCGAGGTCCATCCGTGTTGGAGCAGGTGTCAGAGTCCCCTTCCtcttcatggctgaatagtattccactgtatggagaGACCACCCTTGGTTCAGGCATCAGAGGACACtcgggttgtttccaccttttggctaccgTGTAGGATGCCTCAATGAACACAGGTGTACAAGTGTCCGTTTGAGTCCCTgcattcaattcttttgggtctacacccacaagtggaatttctggctcctatgtttaattttttgaggaaccacatACCGTTTCTCCTGACAGTGCAGCCTCATCTACAGACTCGTCCCTCGCACCCCGTGATGTGTGGTTCTCAGGCGATTGAAAGCCGCCTTTTGTTTCTGCCGCTGCTCCCAGGTTCTCTTCGCCGCCTGCGAGCTGGGGGTGTTCGACCTGCTGGCTGAGGCCCGGGAGCCCCTGGACTCGGCTGTGGTGGCTGCCCGTCTGGGCGCCAGCTGCCATGGGACGGAGCTCCTGCTGGACGCCTGTGTGACCCTGAAGCTGCTTCGAGTGGACACGAGGAGAGGAAAAGGTAAGCACGGCTGACGTTTCGCAGGAGGCGTTTTAAATGCGCACTCCCGGCCcgctttttctgcaaagggccggGGAGTGAGTATTTCCTGCGTTCCGGGGCTGTGGGATCTCTGCCTTGGAAGCGTCAAAGCAGCCGGAGACATTGTGAACACGAACGGGCATGGTTGgctcccaataaaactttatttacaaccACAGGCAGTGGGCCAGGTTCAGCCCCCgggctgtggtttgctgacccCCGTTCTAGAGATTTCCACGTGCTCTTGTGCAACTGGTACCCCTGTGGAGATTGTGGGGTGGGTTGACTTGAGCGGGAAGGGGTCATCTGCGTGTTGACAGCTCTCAGATCGCTGGCCTTGCAAATCCAGCGGTCGGCAGGCTGGGGGGGTCCACCACCAGCCACACCCCTGCTGGTGCTGCCGCCCCCAAACACCCACCCCCAGGAGGCACCGTGGTGGATGCAGCCGGAGCCAGCGGCCAGCACAGACGGTCAGTCGCCCCTCAGGCTGTTGCTCGGCGGCTCTGCTTCCTGAGTCCCGGGGCCGGATGGTGGCTGGGGGCCGCCTGCCACTCAGCTGAGCTCTGCAGAAGAGCAGCCCTTTCTCCCCCATCTTTGCTTCCTTTCACGACCAGGGTGTCCCctcacttgtctatttttaaataaattgttgcAACGTCTGCAGACTCTAATATAGGGTTTCCCTGTGGCTCACTTGCCCCTTCCACCTGCTCCGCCAGCCCTTCCAACGGGGTTTGCCAAAACCGACCCCAGCAGGTGCGCCGGCTGCCTACCACCGGTCAACCCTCTCCTCCAGGATAAGCTGCCAGCTGTGGGGATGTCCATGCTCCCAGGCGAGGGTTGCGTTTCAGTCGTGACGTTGCCAATGCTGGGCATGGCACGCGGCAACGACTGGAAATGTAACTGACTGTTTTCCCTCCGGTTTGTTTGCAGCTTTCTATGGGAACACAGAGCTCTCCAGCACCTACCTGACCACGGCCAGCCCCACGACCCAGCGCAACATGCTGCTCTACCTGGCCAGGACCACCTACCACTGCTGGGCCCACCTGGCCGAGGCTGTGAGGTGGGCGTGGCGTCGACTGAGCCCCAGGGCTCCCCGGGCGCTGGTTTCAGGGCGTCCGAGGAGTTGAAACGCCAGGTTTCTCGTAGAACCAAACAGGACAGCGCGAGGTTTGGAAATTCAGAGCGGATGTTCGAAAGCACCTGGTGTTGACCCACAGAGTTCACTTAATCTCAGTCTATCGTGACCTTAAGTCCTTGTGGTTCTGTGATCTCCAGGGGAGAGTGGAGGGTGCTAGTGGAGAGGGAAAGCGGGGGAGATGGTTCAGAACAGGGGGGACGCAAAACCAGGAGGCTGCCCTCCTCGTGATGGTGAGCTCCACACCAGGTCTCTCAGCCTCGTGCTTCCGACATCTGGGACTGGATGACTCTGAGGTGGGCCATCCTGTGCACTGTAAGGGTGTGGAGcagcctctctgggctccacCCACCACATGCCAGGAGCATCCTCCACTCTGGGTGTGACAAtaaaaaatgtccccagacattgctgAGTGTCCCCTGGGGAGGCAGAATCAGCTGCACTTGGGAACCACCATGACAGACAgaaatatagatagatgatagatattgATCCATGATAAATACAGGTAGGTACGTACTGCTAGATTGATTAATAGATAGGTAGGTGATTGACAGATGATAGACacgtagatagatgatagatatatagacagatagatggtaGATGttagatagacaggtagatatGTACATAGATGATAGACATTGTTAGATAAATCAGACAGATAAGTACTGATAGATGTATAGCGAGGTGATGCATAGATATTGCTGGATGATTGACAGATGATACATAGATAGACAAGGATAGAAGATGGTAGATATTGGTAGGTAGGTATCGATAGAGGATACATACAGAGATGGATATACAGATAGATAGGAAGGTATACAGAGAGACAGATGAGAGAGAGGGTCTCATGCTGGGTCTGGATTTCTCAGCCTCATCACTACTGACATTCGGGGCTGGATGACTGTGCTGGGCCGTCCTGTGCGCTGTAGGGTGtggagcagcatccctggtctccaccAATCAGGTGCCAATAGCATCCTCTGGCCCCAGTGGTGACATCCAAAGATGTCCCCAGGCATTGACAGATGTCCGCTGGGGTGAGAGAATCACCTCCAGGTGAGAGGCACTGCTCCGCATTTTCTGTCCAAGGTGGGACGGGATGCTCAAGGAGTCCTTCACCCCAGCTgcaggggaggagcaggcagTTGAGGGTAGACCAGTCGTCCCTCCAACTATGGGTAGACCAGTTGTCCCTCCAGCTGCAGGTAGACCAGCCGTCCCTCCAGCTGCGGGTAGACCAGTCATCCCTCCAGCTGCATAGACCAGCTGTCCCTCCAGCTGTGGATAGACCAGCCGTCCCTCCAGCTGTGGGTAGACCAGTCGTCCATCCAGCTGCGGGTAGACCAGTTGTCCCTCCAGCTGTGGATAGACCAGTTGTCCATCCAGCTGCGGGTAGACCAGTTGTCCCTCCAGCTGTGGGTAGACCAGCCGTCCCTCCAGCTGTGGGTAGACCAGTCGTCCATCCAGCTGCGGGTAGACCAGTTGTCCCTCCAGCTGTGGGTAGACCAGTTGTCCATCCAGCTGCGGGTAGACCAGTTGTCCCTCCAGCTGTGGGTAGACCAGTCGTCCATCCAGCTGCGGATAGACCAGTCGTCCATCCAGCTGCGGATAGACCAGTTGTCCCTCCAGCTGTGGGTAGACCAGCCGTCCCTCCAGCTGTGGATAGACCAGCCGTCCCTCCAGCTGTGGGTAGACCAGTTGTCCCTCCAGCTGTGAGGAGCTTCCTACCCCAGATGTTGGGTGATGAGTCATTTTGGACCTGGAGGTCCCCTGATTGCACATCATTTGCACACTCTTTAGATTGTCATTAAATTTTATCCCTCGCTTGCTCATGTCAGAGAACTGTGGGGATTCTTGACTACACACGAGGAAAGAATTTCGTGAGTGTGCCCGGTGACTTGTGCCCCCTGCTTCTTCGACCCCTGATTTAAGGGGAGGATCTGTGACCCCCGTTTGCGTGAACTGATGTGCCGTGGGTGTCTGAGAGCTTGAGTGACAGCCCTCCTCTGTTTCCAGAGAAGGGAGGAGCCAGTATCTGAAGGCGTTCGGGGTCCCCTCCGAAGAGCTCTTTACCGCCATCTACAGGTAACGCCCGGCTCCGACGCTGTGGGACCCGGCTTAGTGTGCAAATGTTACAGGGCTGAATACATGTGTCCAGACAGAGCACAGCGGAAGAAGGTTGATATTTAATTTAAGATCAAAGGAAAGATTTCGCTGTTCTGGTGTTGGTGTTGATCCATTTCCTGAGTGGATGGAAGTGAGCTCTTCCCTTCAAGGAACTCCACTCAAACCCAATGTTTAAGTGGGAAGATGAGGCACAGTTTTCGGTTTGGCCAGAGTTCCCCAAGCAATACCTCCATTCTTGGTTCTTCTTCCCGTGCAGGGACCGTCTGCGGCCTTTGCCCCAGGCGTGTGGacttctttatcttctttatccattcacccattgatgggccTCAGGTTGCTGCCACGTTCTtgatttctctgcttaaaaagCATCTGAACTCCTGTCCTGATGCAAACACTCCTGCAGTGGCGTCCAGAGGATGCTTATTCGTTCCAGCCATAGTAGGGTCTCCCGGGGCTGGTCTATGTTGGCGGCTGACCGAGGGCTCCCGTCATCCCGGATCCCAACTTCTACAGCAGCAGAGGTTCCATGTCACAAATGCAAGGCTTACAGACGTCCCTGGGGCACACGGCTCTGGGCTCAGCACAGGGTCCCCCGGTGGCATTGCTTGTGACGACCGCCCCGGAGTTGGCGTGAGTCTGACCAGCGTGCTCTCGCGTGCCAGGTCAGAGGACGAGCGGCTCCAGTTCATGCGAGGTCTTCAGGACGTCTGGGGCGTCGACGGGAGGAGTGTGTTGTCTGCCTTCGACCTGTCGTCGTTCCCTGTCATCTGCGACCTTGGTGGTGAGCATCTGCCCGGACGTTGTGGCCGTGTCTCAAATTCTGTCTGTGGGGGGGAACGGTCCGTGAACCCCATATTTAACATGGCCCCGTAAGCTGGCGAAGGAAGGATGCAAACCCCATTTACAGCAGCGGAGAAAGTAGCCCTTAAACGTCCTGAAGGCTGTCGTGGTCCCACTCCTCAGTGGACGTAGCCAAGTGGCCGTGGCTGCCAGGGGGAGAGGGCCGGACAGAGCCGGGGGCTGCCTGCGTGTTCCCGTCTGCCTGTCACAATCTCTGTCCACTTCCAGGCTGTTCTGGGGCTCTGGCCAAGGAGTGTGTTTCTCTGTACCCTGGATGTCGGGTCACCGTTTTTGACATCCCAGAAGTGGTCCAGACGGCAAAGATGCACTTCCCGCTCCCGGAGGGAGCACGGATCCGATTCTGTGAAGGTGGGTTGCCGTGTGCTCTGGGCGTCCACGGGGAGACTCAGAGTCGTCCCCGGGGGTCAGGAGATGCCGGACACTTATGACCGATGATGGATGTTGAGTTTGCCTTCCTTGAACCCCCAGAGAGCCCCCCTCAGCTTAGAACTGTTGGATGGAAAGCTGTATAAAGTATCCTGTTTTCTAACCATTAATTCTTTCTTGAGTATTGTATGAGATTGAATATCGTCCCCTCAAAGTTCCTATCCACCCAGAGTTTGTGAACGGGACCTTGTTTGGAAGCAGGGTCTTTCTTTGCAGCTGTAatgaagggaaggatggagaggagggcttcctggaggaggtggccctgaatcaaggatggagaggagggcttcctggaggaggcggccctgaatcaaggatggagaggagggcttcctggaggaggtggccctgaatcaaggatggagaggagggcttcctggaggaggcggccctgaatccaaGGACAGCGTCCtcctcagagacagaagaggagacgcagacgcagaggagcagccccgtgaggacggaggcagagacgggagggaggcggccaccagcctggggaccctggagccccggacgctggaagaggcaggagggaccctcccctggagcctccggacGGAGCGCGGCCCTGCGACCCTCGACCCCAGACTCTGGGCTGCAGGACGGGGGAGGACGGATCCCTGGGGTTTAAGCCCCAGGACCCTCATACAAGTATCAAAATCCAAAACCTTTATGAACAACATTATGGGGAGCGGGTCAAAGGTCACATCGAGGGACCACTGCCGACTCAGAGGATGAAGACGACTCAGCCATTCGGAGGCTTGGAGCCCAGGGCGCTCGGAACTGGATGGGACTGGCTCTCGCCTTGGAGACCTGGCGCGcggctccctcccacctcctctctctctcggAAACTGCAGTCTGACCTGCACgcactctctgcctctgtttacGGGGGAAACCGACCTTTCCCGCTTCTTTTCTCTGCTGGCTCAGAAGGAGGACACCAGATGGGGCTGTCGGCCCTTCCGTCAGCTCCGACGTTCATGGCGTCTCAAGGGACATGGGCCGCCCCCGTCACACCGGAGGCCAGGGGAGCAGGCGCTCCTGGAGTGTTTACTGACCCAGGCGAGGAACCGACCCCTTTTGACTCTCACAGGCTGGGAGGGGGTGAGGCGAGGGCCGCGGGTCACGGAGCGCATGCTGGGGAAGCTGCACGTGCTTCCTGCTTCATTTTCGGGTCCGGACTCTCTTCCTCATGGGCTGGACACGAACCCACGGCCCACAGGACTTGGCGACCCCTTGTCTTTCTTCGTTGAGTGAAAGAAGACGCTTTCCCCTGCCCTATCTCATGGGGCAACGTGTGCGGGCACCACACTCCCTGGACCTTCATCACGGGGGACAGACGTCGGACTGGCCATCCGTCATCCGACACGCACGCCCGAATTCCTGTGACTTTGCAGAATACGCACAACGGACCTGATCCATTCACCCCGTACGGCACGGGCTGTCCAAGATCTCCGAAATCCGTACTTCTTGCGCAGGAAAAAATATACGAGTCGAGTGTTGGAAGCCGCCCGTATGTTGGGCATTTCCCTTCAATCAGGAAAACAAGTCCTGACTGTGGGTTCAGTTCAACCCCTCACACAGGAGCTGCTGACCGACGGCCCGGGTCCTCTTGAAACCCACGGCTTAACGCAGCTTCAGGAGCTCAGAGAGTAAAACGAAGATAAAGCCAGTTTCCAGAGCTGACGGAGGGAAGGGGCCCCAGACAGTGTCCAGGATTTTCTTGTCTTTCCCCCGGTGTTTTTTGAGCTCAGGGCTGGGTCTGCGGGTTCCTGGCTGTGGGAAAGCACGGCCCACCCGGGTGTCCTTTccatgctgggtgctgggtgggtGAAGCGGGATGAATGGCAGGCTGACCCCAGGGCACCTGCACGGCATTGCAGGCGATTTCTTTAAGGACCCCCTCCCGGAGGCGGATCTGTACATCCTGGCCAGGATCCTGCACGACTGGAGGGATGAGAAATGTGCCCACCTGCTGGAGAGAGTGTACCGGGCGTGCAAGCCAGGTAGGGTCGGTCCTTGCACACCGGGGCTGCAAGGGCTCCAGCCGTCAGGTCTGGGtccattctgcagatgagcagGGGAGATGCCCAGGGCAGCCCAGAGTCGGCGGGGTGGGGGGCCTTGTGGGGAACCGGGGCGCGAGGCTGCGGGTGCCCAGGCTCGGGGTCCCCTGCTCAGCccgcctctccctgccccaggcgGCGGCGTCCTGGTGGTCGAAGGCCTGCTGGATGCTGACGGGCGCGGACCCCTGACGGCACAGCTCTGGTCGCTCAACATGCTGGTGCAGACGGAGGGCCGTGAGAGGACCCCCGCCCAGTACTGTGAGCTGCTGGGCGCCGCTGGCTTCGGGACCGTGTGCTGCAGGCGGACGCGAGGCCTGTACCACGCCGTCCTGGCCACCAGGGGCCCGCCCGCCCCATGCTCCCCGAGGTCTCTGGTGCCTTTTAATTAAGTAATTTTAATGTATcttatgttaatttattttatttctaattttaactttttattttattttattcccaatttaatttaattttaaaatttcttttaatttactttatttattctatttattttattttttaatttgactttatttcattctatttttaattttaatttatttttaaatttattttattttaattaactttaattataatttattctatttttaatttaattttaaaatttatttaatcttaaattactttatttaattttatttttaattttattctatttcaaattttaatttattttatttttaactttattttatcctatttttaattttaatttatttctaactttagtctatttttaattttaatttatcttatttttaaatttattttactttaacttattttttattttaattttttatttttacttatttattttattcttattttttaattttaatttaatttatttttcacttgttttatttttaattttttaatttgttattttattattttaattttaatttactttattttatgttaaggttattttaatttattatttttattttaacttattttattttattttaccttaattttaattttaatttatttaattaattttttcatttattttaattttttcattttttattttaatttattattttattttaacttattttatttcaccttaatttatttttattttaatttattttttattttatttttgtttatcttatgttttatttaaacattttatttttatttattttattatttatttttatttggcccagctttattgagatataattgacaaacaaaaataatgccTATTTAAGGCGTAGCCCATGATGATTTAGGTCATGTACACATTGTGAGTGATCACCCCGGCCAAGCTGTTAATTCCGTCGTCTCCCATAGCCACcgttttcttcctttcactttctgTGGTGAGAGCCCTGAGGTCTGCTCCCTTGGGGAATTTAAAGTGCACAACACAGCGGGGTTCCCTGGAGGCACCGTGGGACCCCCAGGACTCATTCCTCTTAGAACTGGAGGTcgagaggccggccccgtggccgagtggttgagtgcacgtgcgctctgctgcagcggcccaggggttggccggttcgaatcctgggtgcggacgtggcaccgctcatcaggccacgctgaggcggcgtcccacatgccacaactagaaggacccacaactaaaatatgcaactacgtactggggggatttggggagcagaaggaggaaaaaaaaaaaaaagagattggcaacagctgttagctcgggggcccatctttaaaaaaaaagagaaaaatccagaggTGGGTCACCCTGTGACCAacctgtccccacctccccaccctccagccccggCCCCACCTCTCCCGGCTCTGCCACAGCGAGCGCCACTTTGTTGAGATTTCGTCTTTATTTGTGGACGTGGCAGCTGCTTTTCACAGGCTCCGCCCGGGCCACGTTGACCCTGAGTCCTGCTCTGCCGCTGGCCGTGGGCAGACCTCTCTGGGCTGA
This DNA window, taken from Equus przewalskii isolate Varuska chromosome X, EquPr2, whole genome shotgun sequence, encodes the following:
- the ASMT gene encoding acetylserotonin O-methyltransferase isoform X1, whose amino-acid sequence is MRHSFRFGQSSPSNTSILGSSSRAGTVCGLCPRRVDFFIFFIHSPIDGPQVAATFLISLLKKHLNSCPDANTPAVASRGCLFVPAIVGSPGAGLCWRLTEGSRHPGSQLLQQQRFHVTNARLTDVPGAHGSGLSTGSPGGIACDDRPGVGVSLTSVLSRARSEDERLQFMRGLQDVWGVDGRSVLSAFDLSSFPVICDLGGCSGALAKECVSLYPGCRVTVFDIPEVVQTAKMHFPLPEGARIRFCEGDFFKDPLPEADLYILARILHDWRDEKCAHLLERVYRACKPGGGVLVVEGLLDADGRGPLTAQLWSLNMLVQTEGRERTPAQYCELLGAAGFGTVCCRRTRGLYHAVLATRGPPAPCSPRSLVPFN
- the ASMT gene encoding acetylserotonin O-methyltransferase isoform X2 — its product is MLLYLARTTYHCWAHLAEAVREGRSQYLKAFGVPSEELFTAIYRSEDERLQFMRGLQDVWGVDGRSVLSAFDLSSFPVICDLGGCSGALAKECVSLYPGCRVTVFDIPEVVQTAKMHFPLPEGARIRFCEGDFFKDPLPEADLYILARILHDWRDEKCAHLLERVYRACKPGGGVLVVEGLLDADGRGPLTAQLWSLNMLVQTEGRERTPAQYCELLGAAGFGTVCCRRTRGLYHAVLATRGPPAPCSPRSLVPFN